In the genome of Myxococcus stipitatus, one region contains:
- a CDS encoding cupin-like domain-containing protein, whose protein sequence is MADVAPSLGADWREWLAENVVRGVDVERLVDTLVTAGLPPDTARAEVAATQAHPAVRAGLGHTRLHEDTLSLLDTRVRLHRHAGAHRRVARHKDLPIAEVMTRYYLAHRPVLLEGFMRDWPLMTRWTPQSLASALGDVEVEVMAGREARADHDLEPDACRTVMRLAEFVRRLEEGGPSNDLYLTARNFALEREELRGLLDDVRYPPGLLRKSARPGAVKLWVGPAGTLTGLHHDLGTVLFGQVFGRKRFRLIPSFHTHHVYSHLEVWSQVDAERPDLTRFPAYREADVLEVIVEPGDMLLIPAGWWHWVHALDVSVSVTFQEFDVPEGNTWWKLG, encoded by the coding sequence ATGGCGGACGTGGCACCCAGCCTTGGGGCGGACTGGCGGGAGTGGCTGGCGGAGAACGTGGTGCGGGGCGTGGACGTGGAGCGCCTGGTCGACACCCTCGTGACCGCGGGGCTCCCCCCCGACACGGCGCGCGCGGAGGTCGCCGCCACGCAAGCGCACCCCGCGGTGCGGGCGGGGCTCGGACACACGCGGCTGCATGAGGACACGCTGTCGCTGCTCGACACGCGCGTCCGGCTCCATCGCCACGCCGGAGCACATCGCCGGGTGGCGCGGCACAAGGACCTGCCCATCGCGGAGGTGATGACCCGCTACTACCTGGCCCACCGCCCGGTGCTGCTCGAGGGCTTCATGCGCGACTGGCCGCTGATGACGCGCTGGACGCCGCAATCCCTCGCAAGCGCGCTGGGGGATGTCGAGGTGGAGGTGATGGCGGGGAGAGAGGCTCGCGCGGACCATGACCTGGAGCCGGACGCCTGCCGCACGGTGATGCGCCTGGCGGAGTTCGTCCGCAGGCTGGAGGAGGGCGGGCCCAGCAATGACCTCTACCTCACGGCGCGCAACTTCGCGCTGGAGCGGGAGGAGCTGCGCGGGCTGCTGGACGACGTGCGCTACCCTCCGGGACTGCTCCGGAAGTCAGCGCGTCCAGGCGCGGTGAAGCTCTGGGTGGGCCCCGCGGGGACGCTGACGGGGCTGCATCACGACCTGGGCACGGTCCTCTTCGGACAAGTGTTCGGGCGCAAACGCTTTCGCCTCATTCCCTCGTTCCACACGCACCACGTCTATAGCCATCTCGAGGTGTGGAGTCAGGTCGACGCGGAGCGGCCGGACCTCACACGCTTCCCCGCGTATCGCGAGGCGGACGTGCTCGAGGTCATCGTGGAGCCGGGTGACATGCTGTTGATTCCAGCCGGATGGTGGCACTGGGTGCATGCGCTGGACGTCAGCGTGTCCGTCACCTTCCAGGAGTTCGACGTCCCGGAGGGCAATACCTGGTGGAAGCTGGGATGA
- a CDS encoding cupin-like domain-containing protein: MSQTQADQAVHAVAEHPAVRHGLQSSHRRQELESLLSARALLHAQLHPGPSPRAVERLRGLSPEVFFERYFARNQPVIVEGLLEDWPALKRWTPEWLAERFGDEEVEVMAGRGAEPDPDFHAERLRRTQTMRSLVAQVRGTPASDDVYLVARNSLLLKPAFRSLLDDLRPPAGFIHPDLSAPDSVHLWFGPAGTLSNLHHDHLNILFCQVLGRKRFWLLPPSETPRLYNDRGLYSAVDIRAPDARRFPDFARACLHSCVVGPGDALLIPVGWWHAVQALDVSLSVTFVSFDRPERNVEWRDYWIGPRPEKVQR, from the coding sequence TTGTCCCAGACACAGGCGGACCAGGCTGTGCACGCGGTGGCCGAGCACCCCGCGGTGCGTCACGGCCTCCAGTCCTCCCACCGGCGTCAGGAATTGGAGTCCCTGCTCTCGGCCCGCGCCCTGCTGCATGCCCAGCTCCATCCCGGGCCGTCCCCCCGCGCCGTCGAGCGCCTGCGCGGCCTGTCCCCGGAGGTGTTCTTCGAGCGCTACTTCGCGCGCAACCAGCCCGTCATCGTGGAGGGGCTGCTGGAGGACTGGCCCGCGCTGAAGCGCTGGACCCCGGAGTGGCTGGCGGAGCGGTTCGGCGACGAGGAGGTGGAGGTCATGGCGGGCCGAGGCGCCGAGCCGGACCCGGACTTCCACGCGGAGCGGCTGCGGAGGACCCAGACCATGCGCTCGCTGGTGGCGCAGGTGAGAGGGACGCCCGCGTCGGATGATGTCTATCTCGTGGCGCGAAACAGCCTGCTCTTGAAGCCCGCCTTTCGCTCCCTGCTCGATGACCTGCGTCCTCCGGCGGGCTTCATCCACCCGGACCTGAGTGCGCCGGACAGCGTCCACCTGTGGTTCGGCCCCGCGGGGACGCTGTCCAACCTGCACCACGACCACCTCAACATCCTCTTCTGCCAGGTGTTGGGACGGAAGCGCTTCTGGCTCTTGCCTCCCAGCGAGACTCCGCGCCTCTACAACGACCGGGGTCTCTACAGCGCGGTGGACATCCGCGCTCCGGACGCACGCCGCTTCCCGGACTTCGCGCGAGCCTGTCTGCACTCGTGTGTGGTGGGGCCCGGGGATGCGCTGTTGATTCCCGTGGGCTGGTGGCACGCGGTGCAGGCGCTGGACGTGAGCCTGTCCGTGACGTTCGTCAGCTTCGACAGGCCCGAGCGCAACGTGGAGTGGCGCGACTATTGGATTGGCCCCCGGCCGGAGAAGGTCCAGCGATGA